taaaaaaaaaataaattaaaattcaggatTTACTGAGGAGGATCAGCCAGGTCTGTTTAATGACTGGCCTAGAGCCAAGGTAGGGGGTAACTCAGAGAAGCTAGTGGTCTTACTGGAACAAGGGGGCTCTGAGTCTGGGCAATTGGAATTACACAAATGATATCAGATGTTCAGTGTTAGCTGGAATTGGGTAGCTGGTGTCCTGTACttaaagtgagaaaataaatgaagttgAAGTAAAGAGAAGAAAGTTCCAAGGCAGGCTTTGATACATTAAAGTCAGATATTTGAATTAGCTTGGCCATTAGTATTCAGAGCTGAGCCAAAtcaagcagcagggaaggaccACCTGGTGCAGGGCACAGTGTTCCAGAAGGCTTTTGTACACTTTGGAGTCTTATTAAATTTGTGTTGTCCAAAACATATTTAGAAGCAATTACAAGAATGGCTGGAAGAGATGCTGGGTAGCAAGCAGAGTACAAAGGGTATAAACACTAGAAAAGAATGTACTACAGTGATATTCAGTATAATATTCAGCTCCAAATTAGTAACTCTGCTGGGAGATGACACTGTACATTGAATAAATCTAAGATGTAGTATTGCCTAGGGCAGGCAAGGGATGGACATATTTCAAACCTGTTTTGGGAGACCTAGCCTTAAGCTTGGAATAATGGACCTAATTCTGTAAAGCAGtgaaagaaacacacaaattagtatttatttgttttgccaAGGACCTTGAGTAAAAGTATGCTAACAACTCTGCTAAAGGCCTGAAATCCATAAGAATGCAGCCCAGCAGACAGAGCAATCCCCTGTGGTAGAAGATATGCAAAACCATCAAGACATTCATGGAAGCTGCTGAAAATACGTAATTAGCATTTAGCAAGGGAAAGCTGAAATGATTTGTCTCTCTCCAGTGAGACAGCTTCTTCCTCGATAGGGTAAGTATCCCTGTTTGAAATTATTCATGCTCAAAGGAAATTCcaataaaactgtaaaaataatacCCAACCACTACACCAGTGGTAAAACCAGACAAAACTTCAGACCAGAGCCACTTGAATGCTTAGGACTCTAGAGAGTAAAGCTTTCCTTTGCAGATGAGAGCTCCCTTATCTGAGAGAGGGGGGAGGTAGGAGTCCTTTTAAGCCTGCAGGGATGTAACCACCAGTGAAGGAAGCACCTTCCAGAGCTGTGCTTGTGACAGAGAAGCAGGGCAGACAGTGGTCCACAGCCGCAAGGACAAGTAAggaattaaaatacttttgggGGTCTAATATGATTTTCCCTTGGGGTCACTGTAGACCTAAGCCAGACTGCCTCTCTTGCAGGACTGGTCTGTGGCTGAACCTGCTGACAGTGAGGGAGTCTGTGCCCAAGCTGAAGCTGGGACTTTGCTGGGTCCCTGACTTGCTATCTACACTGGGGTGTGGGaggagcacctctgctgtggTGACAGAGGATTTCCTCTTGCAGGAGACACTGAAAGCTGGAGGCAGAAAACTGATGTCTTTTATCCTTCCTCCTGGGAATGGTTGGGACTCACAAAGGGTTTGTGGCACTGATGGGGACAACAGGGGCCATCAGACAGAAGGGGACAGAAGGGGAGCTTCCAGTGCTGTTCCTTGGATGCATAAAGAGAAAGGACCCATATTCTGGGTCTCCTAGAAATAATTATAGAACTGTTttggttggaaaatacctccaggatcattgagtcaaatcattaacccagcactgccaagtgcACCACTAAACCATAGCCCTAAGTGCCACATATGCAgatcttttaaatccctccaggcaAGGGTCTCTTTCCTCAAGACTAATCTTGCTGGAGAATTATCTTCTTCCTCAGtagcagcaaaaagaaaatagttatGGAGTTCactctgcagcacccacagtCCGGCTCTGACCAACTCTAGGGTGACTGACTCACAGCATCATTGCCAGCAGACAGGAAgggacagagctgccacagAGACAGAAGCCTCaaggaggggaagaaatggTAACAGAGAACACAGTAACCTCCACCATCTGACTCATCCCCTGTTCATTCTTCTTGGAAAAGCTCATTTTGTTCCACAGTGACAAGCTGGGAATCCACAGAGTGGCTGGGGTGCAGAGCTGATGATGTACAGGGAAGACAGAGGCTGCTCAGCATATCTGTTTTAAGGCCCTATTTCATTCTGCATGCAAATATGTGGTAGTTTTACTGTTTATATCAAAATGCTCAGGTTGATGGTCCATCTTGGAAGCTGAGCCACAGTTACAACAGAACTAAGTCTATCACTGAGGAATATCTGCAAATGCCCTCCAAAATGGGAACCCTTACTCCTCTGTGCTGCCgaagagaggagcagaggcagcagagacatCTAGACACAAGAGACAGTATGAAGCTGCTGACTTACATGGTGCTGCTATGCTAATACCCTCATGTGGATTTATTTCTAATGGGCCTTCATGTCCCATCCTTGCAGCACTGTTTGGAGGAGTTAGGTACTGCAATTTCAGTCTTGTTCTGCATAATACATACAGAAATAagctgagaggaaaatgaagcagacGTGGGGAATGGAGGATTTGTGCATCTGGTTAATAAATAAGCCATATAGGGCAAAGCAAGAAATAAGAGACACCTGTTTCTGGCTTGACTTGATTACTTTTCACCAAAGTAAAAAACAACCTTGCAAATGTACTTAATGCAGAAATTAACATCTGTTATTATGTGATACTGGCATTTTTTGGCATATACACAGCCTGTGTTAGTCAGAGACTTCAGATGATAACAATTAGACACTCATAAACAAAAACTACACTTGAAAGGAAGATTTCGTAAATAACTTGgttaacaaagaaaatttagGATGTTACTTTGATTCTGCAGAACCATGGTGAACACATGGGCATGAGCCAGCATGGGCAGGGCACAGGAACGACCACAAGCCCACAGATAAAATGCAAAGAAGCAAACTTAATTTTGTTACCCCACCAAACAAGGCACTCCAGAGCAGCACCCAGGCAGAAATGCAGGCACTATTGAGTTTGGCCCATACTTAAGTTCCCCCACTTGGATCCCTCAGCCCTGATGACAGGCAACGTTTTGCCCTCCCTTGTCCAAGCTTTCCCCAAGGAAAACAGGCTCAGCCATACCgcacaaggttttttttttgtttcctacaACCTTATGCAAAGCCCAGCACTAAGGATCTTCAACTTTAGAAATCTCCAGTCCTTACACAAGCAGCACATAATCTGACTGCACTTCATTGCTGTATGCAGTGTATGGCTGTTTATAATTTATGAAGTATTAAGGAAATTGGCGCCAAGGCTAAGCACATTTTTGTGACAGACACAtcacaaaaaagcaaataaaacgGATCCAGGGTCATGGAATTTATTCTATgggaacaaatattttaaaggaatgatATATTTACCATCTATAATATTGTCATTTATATCAACAGCAGAAGGAGTAAAAACTGTGAAAGTGCACAAAGTCTCTGTAAAGCAAACAGTAAAGTTAGCAAATGAACTCcattatttcagaagaaattacaagcaaaatttattcctaataaaagacaatattttaggtggaattttctctttcctgtttcaGTTTCATTTCCAATAAatcctgtggggttttttcctctgaaagtgCTGGTTTTCTCTATAATTATATTGATTTCTAAATGAAATAGTTCTAAAACTGTTATTTCCTAAATAGCAATACTGAAATGAGGTAAAACCTGGTACAGGATGTTTTGCTGCTGACTTCAgtgaaacaaaatctttgtttctGAAGAAGCCATCAATTCCTTACAGgatttaaaacataaaagcatGCACATGCACATATACTTTTTATCCTCAAAATTATCTAGAAGTGAAAACACCAAGCCAAATATCTGTACATTAGGGATATTACCTAAGCCACCAATAAAATACTCTAAGGCAAAATAAGACAAtattagagaaaaagaaaataaacacaaattataTTCTGTGGATGGGGCAGAAGCCAAGAGGTTCTCTCGAGAAATGAGAGGGTCATCTCAAGCACAACAGATAGGAAAGATCACTCCACAGAACTACAGTTTTAAGGGCATTTTTAAGGcaagtttttaaaagatataaaatacaACTCAGGAGCAAATCTGTTActaaattacaaaaatacataataggaaagcattttaagaaattatatatatgattttttttacagacaCAAAGAAATGGGACAAAACCCCTCAATTTATAGacacagtaatttcttttgcaCCAATTTTAAGAAACAAGGCAGTAAAAACAGTAATTACAGCACTAATCTGAACAAAGCCAAACAGGTAACAGTCAGTTCAGATGCAGGTGACTTGGAGAAAACAATGCAACTCAAACCTGAGCTGGGTCAGCCTGGGTTCTAGTGCCACCTGCTGAAATAACAGCAGTCCTCCCTTTGCAATCACAGCTAATGAGCAATTCAAGTTAATCCTCTGCATTAGACAGCAACACATGAGGAAAAGTCATTATGAAGAGCTTGAGTATTCTAAGTGCACATCCAGTGAGCCATACACCGAATGTAGTAAAGTGAGAACCTTCTCTTGAATGATGTCAACCTGCTCTGAAGGGCAGTAGTCATCCAAACTTGATCtgtacaacaaaaaaaacaaaacaaaaataaaagcatgacaATACAGATATCATCATCACAACCACATTGTGTAttcctgcactgctctgtggcTAGGCTGAAGCTTCTTTCAAACTGTGGCAAGTTTTGTCTCCCAGTATCCCTTTGAAGCATAGTGCTGTGCTTCTCATCACTACATTTTAGGTTTAATAGAAAGTCTGCAGCAAATCAGGAACACAATCAAATCTTTCCAGTTCTACTCTCTTCCTGAATCTGGCAAAGAACACTCTGGCAGTCAAAGTTCAAGTAAATGATCTAATTAAAGGACACGTGGAAAATTTAGACTGAAAAATCTAAATGATTGAAATGCTACTGGTAAAGTAGGCAGTAAAACCTGAGAAACACATCTTCCCAATACCTGGCGTATAGCATTTTTTACAGTATCTATTAATGAACTTTAAAACAGATACTAGTAAAAACTAACTTCTGACTTCCTGACTTTTTTTATCTGTTAAGATCTACAGAGATTATTCTGGTTTCTCCACAACAGTGGATAATATCCCTCCAATTGGCACAGGGAATAGAGCTTTCTTTTATTGCAGGCATTAACCATATTAGTTCTTGTTGGGAAAACCAGTTTCATATCAGCTTCTGCTATTGTTGCCAGACTATTAAGGGCACAATTAGCATTTCTGACTGATTAAATTGCAGTAATTTGTCAAGAAGCACACTGTGGTCttcaaagtatattttttcAGTCCAGTTCTTTTGTTCTCCCAGGTCCCTGGCCTCAAATCCCATTCTGTTACTCTAAATAACACCCATACAGTCCTGGAAGCCTAACTTTTACCCTGTAACAAAGTTTTACTAGAGCTTTGAAGAATATAAACAGCTTTCAGCCTACTAAATGAAAACTAGCTCCAGCAGAAGTTTCTctgacaaaaagaaatcttatcTGTAGGACAATAAACCATAGAGCAAGACAGTAAGGAAGGTGAGATTTCATTCCAAGACAGCTTTGCTCCAATTAGCTCAAGTAACACAAGTAGAGATGTATGAACTTTGATGTACGATAGTGACAGCTATCAATCCCAACACACACAAGGCCTCATCACTGCCTTTACACAACCTATGCTGAAGCACTACAGGTCTTCTACTTTAGCAGGGCTTAAGACAGAACTAATGCTATTTTGACAGGATCATTTAGCTTCATGAGCACAGTCTGGACATTTCAAGGCAAAAGTATCTGCACAGTCTTACCGAGCAACTGTCACCAGTGTGGGCTTGGGCAGATCTGTCAGTAGAACTTTAATGGATTGTATGAGGCCTTCAATCTCATCTTCAGTGCTAACATGGTGAGGAAGCTCCACATAATCACAGGTCAGACCAGCTTGATGGACCTGTGGGTAAATTAgagaaagatttaatttctgtagaTGAATTATTGATACAGCTTATGCATGTAGAAAGTCTTAAGGATACCATCCCTAACCTATCAGACAACTTGCATCTCTtctgacaggatttttttccccccagcttGTTCTTTAAACAAGTAAAATTCTGGAGGTTGTATGGATTATTTCATTATCTCCAGTACACTGAATTCTTAAGAATTCAGAATATGCTGCAGCCATCAAAGATGATATAGCTCTGATATGTTATAAATAGGTACCTTATTTTAAGTTCTACAAAGGAGATCAATAGACTGGTGAAATTTAGCCTCCATCCACAGGATGCACCCCAAGACATCACAGTCCTGGAAGACCACACTAAATATAGACAGACAAGCAGACTAGAATTTTAGcagctttgaaatgaaaagctggTCTAAGTAATAAGACATaaaaccccaggaaaaaaacaaaatcacacaAAGTCCAGAAGTCTGAAAGGAAGTATGACTCTCCCTCCCTGTAGAAACAATGCTTTTGACATCTGtctgctctctgctcttttACTTTGTCACCTACCATTTCATAGTCTGGGCTTTCCATCCTGGTTTTCAAACTGTGAACTAGCTGAACAAGTGGCTTCATTctggaattaaaacaaaaccaaaatttgtTACAAACAGTTGGAAACATATACCTTAaatgattagaaaaaaaataaagtgagaagcagaaattgtGGCCTATgattagaaaaggaaatttgctCCTCTGTGTCATCTTGCATCCgcaaaaatggaaattatcAGTATTATTGTGCTGTTTCACCAGGTCTTTCTTATGAAGTCCCTATATTTATACCTGTCACTGGCAAGTCCTCCTTATGCTTCTTTTAGGGTAGATCTTCAAGGGAGCTGTTGTAGCTCAAAAGTCATATGAACTTTATAGTAAATACTTCTTGTCACTGTTACAGAGGTTGTACAGTAACTGCTGCATGTGATGTGGAAAATGAGTGATTCTCCTATCAAGGAAAGGCTCAGACTTTCCTTGTCTCTCTTCATCAACTTTTCATGTGAAAACATCTAGTTTAAAAGCAGAGTGACGCAGTTCAGATGCTTAGTGGAGACTGTTGCTCATATACACTGCCATTAGCTTccatttttccaaagaaagcaGAACCTTTGGGAGCACCAGAGAGCTGCTCCTCCATGTCCTCCTTGGTTTGTTGACTTTTTTGAGAGCTGTGCTACACATTGATGACAAAGATTTTAGTCACCAAATATGCCTCCATCCATAGACAACAAAACTTGTGTGAAACTGTACAAGACTGAGCTTCCAGAGCTTAAAGTAGTGCTGAAAGCAGTAGACTGCCCTTCCTTTTGCCTCTTTCTCCTCTAGAACAAAAGGAGAAAGCATATACTTGCATAGATCCTATCCTTTTCTGTTATCAAAATGCTGGACTAATCAGTTCTCAAACTTCTATTTGCAATTTAGGCCTCTTAGAAATCTCCTACCCAGGATACGAAGCCCATTTCTGTAGGGTTTCCTCATCATCACTGTCACACAAATCGGCAAATGCTGCTTCCAGATCTTCCAGCTGATGAACACGGTTTTCAACACaatccagcagctcttcctttAAATAAGCATATACAAAAGcatgttaggaaaaaaagatgtaagAACATCATGACCTATCCTGTGATTTAAATTCTGTATGACTGATCTACTGGAAGTGGGGAATCAGAAACAACTGATTAATTTCTACAGCACATCTTCTCATGAGGATCATAACAAATGCCTGCAGAAACCGTTATACCTTCAGAATAAATCACCGcactttgttctgtttttcccattacagatttaaaaaagcCACCTTTCAAATATGTACCTGATTTTTATTCCTGATTGactaagaaatataaaaatcaatcTGCCAATAGtcaacataattttatttctttattcacaTGTATTAACTAGGTTTCATGTATTTGTGATAATTAAATGTGTTGCATCTCTCTGCATTAGTGTTCAGATGAGATTATGAAAGGttgtattttcatcttttagAAGCACACGGcaagtaaaatgaaaagtacATTGCAGTGGCATAATACCATCCTTTCCACATCTGAACAAGAAGGCAAAATACCAACTACACATTAATCACAACTCTAGCTATCAAGAAAGAGCAACAAGGGATGGAAGGGGAGAGCCTcaaggtaggaaaaaaaacaacaaaaaaaaacgAACCagccaccaaaaaaacaaaaaagaaacacccCACCAAACCTAAGCCCTATTAAGCTATAAAAAGAACAAGTCTGCTAGTGAGTTCTTATGTTTTCATTCCTTCCATGCCAATTACCATTTGtttacagaaacaaattttcacACTCATGTTAAAAATTTATGTAATACACATGTTTAATCAaaacatttaatataaaaaaattcctaaGATGCTACTGATCAGCATTTGGCTGCATAGCTTAATGTGAGACCACTTCATTAAGCACCTTTGATAGGCTCCTTCCTGTTGTCGTAACTCATTTTCATTGGGTAAATAAAAAGAATCACTCCTTCATATATTCCACAAGGAAGCATCATACCTCTGTTGCATTTTTATGTGGCTTCTTGAAATTGTACAACTCCTGCAAAAGCTCATattctgtctttgaaaaagaaaaaagaaaggaagaaaatgactCTTCAAATGAGGAACCCAATCTTCAAAGCCTTCCTTCTTTGAAAAATGATCATTTCCCTACTCTAGTACTGCAGACAATAATGAGCATAACAACCTCTCATCAAGACAAGCTACCACTCTTTGGATAATCAACACTACTGTGCCTTTTGAAAGGCAGTCTCCTGATCATGTCTTTTTAAGCATGGGTTATAGAGGGTAAAAAACGATAGTCTCTCATTTTCCCCGATGAATCTTGCTTTGGGTATTTGGAAGGTAACCTCTGGAAACCCAACCATGGCTTTTATGACCCAAGCAACAAGCAGAAGTTGAGTATACCCCTGAGTTTGAATGTACACTCAATATTGATACCAAGTGTAAGAAACTTCCCTATTTGGTGGTTGCAATTTTTTACCACTCccttagaaatatttctttaaaacaggaATATCTCTTGAAAATATTACCAAGAATCATTAACCGCTATCAGTGAATCTGCTAATTTAGCTTAGATGAGAGCTTCTCCATAGACATAAACACTAAGGCTGGGACTCTTTTCTAAGTGGTACAAGGCTGCTCAATTTCCACACGTACCTGTGtgtatatttctttaaatggatttttaactgaaaaaaaatctaagtcGATGTCCAAAACATATGCATCCCCTTTCTGCAGTACTTGGCAGACATCTTTAACAACTTCCCTTATTGGGCATTCACTGTTTTTGAGACAGCTCGAAGCTGAGCCCTCTGCCAAGGCTTCTGCCCCATTCAGGGCACCTGCATTTTGtatctccttttccttcacacTTGGGATGATGTGATCAAAGTCATCAGGAGCCACTGGAGAGGCAGAAGTGGCACTTGCAGTGTCATCTGTATTTAGCTTCAGCCTTTTAGCAGATGCTACTTCACCATTTCCTTCACGGCTGTTTGATGATTCAGTGGGATTGATGAGAATGACGTGCAAATTTAAAGGCTTCTGGTTTTCCAGCTGATCAGCAGGAACATAAAGACCATCACTTAAGAAGTAATGATCTGTGCCTGTAACCCTACAATTGACAATAACTCACAGTTAATACACATCTTCACAAAgagcttaggaaaaaaacattttctacttTAGGGATCCAGAGAAGAATGAATAGATGTTTGATGGgtaatgaaaacaataaaactgtgtagacaaaattatttcctttaatctTCAGGTTTAAATTATATTGAtgttttttctacttctttattgcagaatatattaaaattcactctatatttttaattatatccCTACAAAGTTTTAGGGGATAAGAAAGATAATGCATTATGTGCTACTAAGATTAATTTGAAact
The sequence above is drawn from the Parus major isolate Abel chromosome 2, Parus_major1.1, whole genome shotgun sequence genome and encodes:
- the C2H5orf22 gene encoding UPF0489 protein C5orf22 homolog isoform X1 yields the protein MSGAEPGPGRAARRHYPALPVWVVEDHQDVSAPRWAAAGWGLPRVLPFIYRAIGSKHLPASNISFVHLDSHPDLLIPVNMPADTVFDKEALFSELSIENWIMPAVYAGHISQVVWLHPRWAQQISEGKHSFLIGKDVSTTTIRVTGTDHYFLSDGLYVPADQLENQKPLNLHVILINPTESSNSREGNGEVASAKRLKLNTDDTASATSASPVAPDDFDHIIPSVKEKEIQNAGALNGAEALAEGSASSCLKNSECPIREVVKDVCQVLQKGDAYVLDIDLDFFSVKNPFKEIYTQTEYELLQELYNFKKPHKNATEEELLDCVENRVHQLEDLEAAFADLCDSDDEETLQKWASYPGMKPLVQLVHSLKTRMESPDYEMVHQAGLTCDYVELPHHVSTEDEIEGLIQSIKVLLTDLPKPTLVTVARSSLDDYCPSEQVDIIQEKVLTLLHSVYGSLDVHLEYSSSS
- the C2H5orf22 gene encoding UPF0489 protein C5orf22 homolog isoform X2 → MSGAEPGPGRAARRHYPALPVWVVEDHQDVLPFIYRAIGSKHLPASNISFVHLDSHPDLLIPVNMPADTVFDKEALFSELSIENWIMPAVYAGHISQVVWLHPRWAQQISEGKHSFLIGKDVSTTTIRVTGTDHYFLSDGLYVPADQLENQKPLNLHVILINPTESSNSREGNGEVASAKRLKLNTDDTASATSASPVAPDDFDHIIPSVKEKEIQNAGALNGAEALAEGSASSCLKNSECPIREVVKDVCQVLQKGDAYVLDIDLDFFSVKNPFKEIYTQTEYELLQELYNFKKPHKNATEEELLDCVENRVHQLEDLEAAFADLCDSDDEETLQKWASYPGMKPLVQLVHSLKTRMESPDYEMVHQAGLTCDYVELPHHVSTEDEIEGLIQSIKVLLTDLPKPTLVTVARSSLDDYCPSEQVDIIQEKVLTLLHSVYGSLDVHLEYSSSS
- the C2H5orf22 gene encoding UPF0489 protein C5orf22 homolog isoform X3 — encoded protein: MPADTVFDKEALFSELSIENWIMPAVYAGHISQVVWLHPRWAQQISEGKHSFLIGKDVSTTTIRVTGTDHYFLSDGLYVPADQLENQKPLNLHVILINPTESSNSREGNGEVASAKRLKLNTDDTASATSASPVAPDDFDHIIPSVKEKEIQNAGALNGAEALAEGSASSCLKNSECPIREVVKDVCQVLQKGDAYVLDIDLDFFSVKNPFKEIYTQTEYELLQELYNFKKPHKNATEEELLDCVENRVHQLEDLEAAFADLCDSDDEETLQKWASYPGMKPLVQLVHSLKTRMESPDYEMVHQAGLTCDYVELPHHVSTEDEIEGLIQSIKVLLTDLPKPTLVTVARSSLDDYCPSEQVDIIQEKVLTLLHSVYGSLDVHLEYSSSS